One segment of Pontibacter akesuensis DNA contains the following:
- a CDS encoding DUF6728 family protein encodes MKKGLFDLSEVANYFFRKKDPNRKTNFNLRTMHTINKISMLMFLAGIIYFIVTHI; translated from the coding sequence ATGAAAAAGGGATTGTTTGATTTGTCGGAGGTGGCCAACTACTTCTTCCGAAAGAAAGACCCAAACCGCAAGACGAATTTCAATTTGCGCACCATGCACACCATCAATAAAATTTCGATGTTGATGTTTCTGGCTGGTATTATTTATTTTATTGTGACACATATTTAG
- a CDS encoding DsbA family protein: protein MEKKHDLLDIMHLIYVMDPMCSWCYGFAPVIKRLVAEQEGKLQFKLVLGGLRPGTEKPLDDHLKASIRQHWEDVEQVTGQPFDYSFFEREDFVYDTEPACRATVTVRYLQPEQEFEMAAAVQSAFYARNNDVTKPAVLASIASTFGVDEDTFLEKFESEEMKEKTQQDFTIAKHLQATAFPSLYLLNGTNIHLIARGYRPYEGMQAHLNRVLQQLAPDENPLKD from the coding sequence ATGGAAAAGAAGCACGACCTACTCGATATCATGCACCTGATTTATGTGATGGACCCGATGTGCTCGTGGTGCTACGGCTTTGCGCCGGTGATTAAGCGCCTGGTGGCGGAGCAGGAGGGAAAGCTGCAGTTCAAACTGGTACTGGGCGGCCTGCGCCCCGGCACCGAGAAGCCGCTGGATGATCATTTGAAAGCGAGCATCCGCCAGCATTGGGAGGACGTGGAGCAGGTAACAGGGCAGCCATTCGACTATTCTTTTTTTGAGCGGGAGGATTTTGTCTACGACACTGAGCCTGCCTGCCGCGCTACGGTGACTGTGCGCTACCTGCAGCCTGAGCAGGAGTTTGAAATGGCCGCCGCAGTGCAAAGCGCTTTTTATGCCCGCAACAACGACGTAACAAAACCCGCGGTGCTGGCAAGCATAGCAAGTACCTTCGGTGTGGATGAAGACACGTTTTTAGAGAAATTCGAGTCGGAGGAAATGAAGGAAAAGACGCAGCAGGATTTCACTATTGCTAAACACTTGCAGGCCACAGCATTCCCGAGTTTATACTTGCTCAATGGCACAAACATTCACCTGATCGCGCGGGGATACCGACCCTACGAGGGCATGCAGGCGCACCTGAACCGTGTGCTGCAGCAATTGGCTCCTGACGAAAACCCGCTGAAGGACTAA
- a CDS encoding MarR family winged helix-turn-helix transcriptional regulator has product MILENEVGIKSFRNEWQKASVSILYTYGFLSNGYETFFKRHNITSQQYNALRILRDQHPKPVSTSFMREKMLDKMSDASRLVSRLSAKGLVTVTQNPADKRLVNILISPVGQELINNIDADLGELDNLLKGLTEEEATTLVHLLYKVRESINAADEKTITTESINA; this is encoded by the coding sequence ATGATTCTAGAGAACGAAGTCGGAATCAAAAGCTTCCGGAATGAATGGCAGAAAGCCAGTGTTAGCATCCTGTACACCTATGGCTTTCTGAGCAATGGGTATGAAACCTTTTTTAAAAGACATAACATTACCTCGCAACAGTACAATGCGTTGCGTATTCTTCGCGATCAACATCCAAAACCTGTCTCTACTTCCTTCATGCGTGAAAAAATGCTTGATAAGATGTCGGATGCGTCGCGGTTGGTAAGCAGATTAAGTGCAAAAGGTCTTGTAACAGTTACCCAGAATCCCGCTGATAAGCGTTTGGTTAACATCCTCATTTCTCCGGTGGGGCAGGAATTAATAAATAACATTGATGCTGACCTGGGGGAGTTGGATAACTTATTGAAGGGGCTCACAGAAGAAGAGGCGACAACCTTGGTGCACCTTCTTTACAAAGTAAGAGAATCTATAAATGCAGCGGATGAAAAAACAATTACTACAGAGAGCATAAACGCCTGA
- the ispG gene encoding (E)-4-hydroxy-3-methylbut-2-enyl-diphosphate synthase, with protein sequence MNKTYSPSLVAYERRKTRVVNIGGVPVGGDNPIRVQSMTTVDTMDTLGSVEQCIRMIEAGCEYIRITAPSIKEAENLKNIKDELKRRGYSVPLIADIHFTPNAAEVAARLIEKVRVNPGNYADKKKFQVIEYDDVSYQAELDRIRERFEPLVRICKEYGTAMRIGTNHGSLSDRILSRYGDTPLGMVESALEFIRICEAEAYYDIVISMKASNTQVMVQAYRLLVQKLEEEGLQPYPLHLGVTEAGEAEDGRIKSAVGIGTLLEDGLGDTVRVSLTEAPEAEAPVAQALINRYTHRAEKAQPIEPICHVPINPFQYHRRETTEVENIGALNVPRVVADLSRLQDVKYADLKSVGHLYSMLLDKFNMNDLGADFIYTGDTAINFMLPNGLQEIVNYTAWTKIQERKGRHPLMDTATYLSNAERHPTQNFILATIHELTPELLEQLKRDITAVLVLHTHNEHAMPELRKCFFRLVNNGVQTPCIIKRAYGQLTPDEVQLYAATDVGGLLIDGLCDGVLLGTELLPLQEKPEELQTIEQLNNLSFGILQAARTRMSKTEYISCPSCGRTLFDLQETTAMIRKRTDHLKGVKIGIMGCIVNGPGEMADADYGYVGVGKDKIALYRGQNVIKKAVPADRAVDELIDLIREDDKWIEPIHLEE encoded by the coding sequence ATGAATAAAACCTATAGCCCGAGCCTGGTGGCGTACGAGCGCAGGAAAACGCGCGTGGTTAATATCGGGGGAGTACCTGTGGGAGGCGATAATCCCATTCGCGTGCAGTCGATGACGACCGTGGACACCATGGACACGCTCGGATCTGTGGAGCAGTGCATTCGCATGATCGAGGCGGGCTGTGAGTACATCCGTATCACGGCCCCAAGTATAAAAGAGGCTGAAAATCTAAAGAATATAAAAGACGAGCTGAAGCGGCGCGGCTACAGTGTGCCGCTTATCGCCGATATACACTTTACTCCGAATGCCGCCGAGGTGGCTGCCCGCCTTATTGAGAAAGTGCGCGTGAACCCAGGTAATTATGCCGATAAAAAGAAGTTTCAGGTAATAGAATACGATGATGTTTCGTACCAGGCAGAGCTGGACCGCATCCGGGAGCGTTTTGAGCCGCTGGTGCGCATTTGCAAGGAGTATGGGACGGCCATGCGCATCGGCACCAACCACGGCTCCCTTTCCGACCGCATCCTGAGCCGCTACGGCGATACGCCGCTGGGGATGGTGGAGAGTGCGTTGGAGTTTATTCGTATCTGCGAGGCAGAAGCATATTACGACATCGTGATTTCGATGAAGGCCTCCAACACACAGGTAATGGTGCAGGCCTACCGGTTGCTGGTGCAGAAGCTCGAAGAGGAAGGCCTGCAGCCGTATCCGCTGCACCTTGGGGTAACCGAAGCCGGAGAGGCAGAGGACGGTCGAATCAAATCAGCCGTTGGAATAGGAACCCTGCTCGAGGATGGATTGGGAGACACCGTGCGTGTATCGCTGACAGAGGCACCGGAGGCTGAGGCACCAGTTGCCCAGGCGCTGATCAATCGTTATACTCACCGTGCCGAGAAAGCCCAGCCCATCGAGCCGATCTGCCATGTGCCGATCAATCCTTTTCAATACCACCGCCGCGAGACAACGGAAGTGGAGAATATCGGTGCCCTGAATGTTCCCCGCGTGGTGGCGGATCTTAGCCGACTGCAGGATGTAAAGTATGCGGACCTGAAAAGCGTGGGTCACCTGTACTCCATGTTGCTCGACAAATTTAACATGAACGACCTGGGGGCGGATTTTATTTATACAGGTGATACCGCCATTAATTTTATGCTGCCCAACGGCCTGCAGGAGATTGTTAATTATACTGCCTGGACCAAAATTCAGGAGCGCAAAGGACGGCATCCGCTGATGGATACGGCAACCTACCTCTCCAACGCTGAGCGCCATCCGACACAGAATTTCATACTTGCCACCATACACGAGCTAACTCCGGAACTGCTGGAGCAACTAAAGCGTGATATAACTGCAGTACTGGTGCTGCACACGCATAACGAGCACGCCATGCCGGAGCTGCGCAAGTGCTTCTTCAGGCTCGTGAACAATGGGGTGCAGACGCCGTGTATTATCAAACGCGCTTATGGCCAGCTAACGCCTGACGAAGTGCAGTTATATGCCGCTACCGACGTGGGCGGCCTGCTGATTGACGGACTGTGTGATGGCGTGCTGCTGGGTACCGAACTGCTGCCCTTGCAGGAGAAGCCGGAGGAACTGCAGACAATTGAGCAACTGAACAACCTAAGCTTCGGTATTCTGCAGGCGGCGCGAACGCGCATGAGCAAAACCGAGTATATCAGCTGCCCGAGCTGCGGCCGCACCCTTTTTGATCTGCAGGAGACCACCGCGATGATACGTAAGCGCACCGATCACCTGAAAGGAGTGAAAATCGGGATTATGGGCTGCATTGTAAACGGCCCCGGTGAGATGGCTGACGCAGACTATGGGTATGTAGGCGTTGGTAAAGACAAAATAGCCTTGTACCGCGGGCAGAACGTAATCAAAAAGGCGGTTCCGGCTGATCGTGCCGTGGATGAGTTGATTGACCTTATTCGGGAGGATGACAAGTGGATTGAACCCATCCATCTGGAGGAATAA
- the leuS gene encoding leucine--tRNA ligase — translation MSEYNFKDIEKKWQQYWEENQTFKATATSDKPKYYALDMFPYPSGAGLHVGHPLGYIASDIVSRYKRLKGFNVLHPMGFDAFGLPAEQYAIQTGQHPAITTEQNIKRYVEQLKNIGFSFDWEREIRTSEPDYYKWTQWIFMQLFNSYYNYSTDKAEPIDALVRVFEQSGNEKVNAACDEDTPAFSSADWASYSEQQQAEMLLKYRLTYVAEAVVNWCPAMGTVLANDEVVGGVSERGGYPVERKKMRQWMMRITAYAERLLHGLDDIDWPEPIKEMQRNWIGKSVGAELDFKVENAADKIKVFTTRIDTIFGVSFVVLAPEHDLVAQITTDAQRAEVEAYVNVAKNRSERERMTDVKAVSGVFTGAYATNPISNERVPIWIADYVLAGYGTGAVMAVPGHDSRDYAFAKHFNLPIPEVVAGGNLEVEAYGAKEGKIINSGFLNGMDVKEAILAGIARAEELGVGKGRTQFRMRDAVFSRQRYWGEPVPVYYKNGIPHLIKQEELPLELPKIDAYLPTETGEPPLGRAVDWKYENEYEYELSTMPGWAGSSWYWYRYMDPQNDSAFADEDIVKYWRNVDLYIGGSEHATGHLLYSRFWNKFMFDMGLVVEQEPFKKLINQGMIQGRSNFVYRINGTNKYVSFGLKEQYETSQLHVDVNIVENDVLDLEAFKNWRPENEDAEFILEDGKYICGVEIEKMSKSKYNVVNPDDIVERQGADTLRMYEMFLGPLEQFKPWNTNGMDGVHKFLKKYWRLFYDQEGNLQVTDEQPTAQELKALHKTIKKVEDDIERFSFNTSVSTFMICVNELSQLKCSKRAILEPLTVILSPYAPHITEELWQQLGHSESISYASFPEFKEEYLLENTFEYPVSVNGKMRAKLEFALDAPREDIEKAVLAEEQVTKFFEGKAPKKVILVPGKIINIVV, via the coding sequence ATGTCAGAGTATAATTTCAAAGATATTGAGAAGAAGTGGCAGCAGTACTGGGAAGAGAACCAGACCTTCAAAGCGACTGCCACCAGCGATAAACCAAAGTACTACGCCCTGGATATGTTCCCATATCCTTCTGGTGCCGGCCTGCATGTGGGCCACCCGCTCGGTTATATTGCCTCTGACATCGTGAGCCGCTACAAGCGCCTGAAAGGATTTAACGTGTTGCACCCGATGGGCTTTGATGCCTTTGGTTTGCCCGCCGAGCAGTATGCCATCCAGACAGGCCAGCATCCGGCTATCACCACAGAGCAGAACATCAAGCGCTATGTGGAGCAGCTGAAGAACATCGGTTTCTCATTTGACTGGGAGCGCGAGATCCGCACTTCAGAGCCCGATTACTACAAGTGGACTCAGTGGATTTTCATGCAGCTGTTTAACTCCTACTACAACTACAGCACCGACAAAGCCGAACCGATTGATGCGCTGGTGCGTGTGTTTGAGCAAAGCGGAAACGAAAAAGTAAACGCCGCCTGCGATGAGGATACGCCCGCTTTCTCGTCTGCCGACTGGGCTAGTTACAGTGAGCAGCAGCAGGCCGAAATGCTGTTGAAGTATAGACTGACATACGTGGCCGAGGCCGTGGTAAACTGGTGCCCTGCCATGGGCACGGTGCTCGCCAACGACGAAGTGGTGGGCGGTGTGTCGGAGCGCGGCGGCTATCCGGTGGAGCGTAAGAAAATGCGCCAGTGGATGATGCGCATCACTGCCTATGCCGAGCGCCTGCTGCATGGCCTCGATGACATCGACTGGCCGGAGCCGATCAAAGAAATGCAACGCAACTGGATCGGCAAATCAGTGGGTGCCGAGCTTGATTTTAAGGTAGAAAATGCTGCGGATAAGATTAAGGTATTCACTACCCGTATCGATACGATTTTCGGAGTTTCGTTTGTGGTGCTGGCGCCGGAGCATGACTTAGTAGCGCAGATCACCACAGATGCACAGCGTGCCGAAGTGGAGGCGTACGTGAACGTGGCTAAAAACCGTTCGGAGCGCGAGCGCATGACGGACGTGAAAGCTGTGAGCGGGGTGTTTACCGGCGCCTATGCCACCAACCCAATCTCGAATGAGCGTGTGCCGATCTGGATTGCCGATTACGTGCTGGCTGGATACGGTACAGGTGCCGTGATGGCCGTTCCGGGTCACGACTCCCGCGACTACGCCTTTGCGAAGCATTTTAACCTGCCGATCCCAGAAGTGGTGGCCGGCGGCAACCTGGAAGTGGAGGCCTACGGTGCAAAAGAAGGCAAGATCATCAACTCCGGTTTCCTGAACGGCATGGACGTAAAGGAAGCTATACTTGCCGGAATTGCCAGAGCCGAGGAATTGGGCGTGGGCAAGGGCCGCACCCAGTTCCGCATGCGCGACGCTGTGTTCAGCCGCCAGCGCTATTGGGGGGAGCCGGTGCCAGTGTACTACAAAAACGGTATCCCACACCTGATCAAGCAAGAGGAGCTGCCGCTGGAACTGCCGAAAATAGATGCGTATCTGCCAACTGAAACAGGTGAGCCGCCGCTTGGCCGCGCTGTGGATTGGAAGTATGAAAACGAATATGAGTATGAGCTGAGCACCATGCCGGGCTGGGCTGGCAGCAGCTGGTACTGGTACCGCTACATGGACCCCCAGAACGACAGCGCCTTCGCTGATGAGGATATCGTGAAGTACTGGCGCAATGTGGACCTGTACATCGGTGGCTCTGAGCACGCCACGGGGCACCTGCTGTACTCGCGCTTCTGGAACAAGTTCATGTTCGACATGGGATTGGTGGTAGAACAGGAGCCTTTCAAGAAGCTCATCAACCAGGGCATGATCCAAGGGCGCTCTAACTTTGTGTACCGCATCAACGGCACAAACAAGTATGTTTCATTTGGGCTGAAGGAGCAGTATGAGACTTCACAGCTGCACGTGGACGTAAACATCGTGGAAAACGATGTCCTGGACCTGGAGGCGTTCAAGAACTGGCGCCCTGAAAATGAGGATGCCGAGTTTATATTGGAGGACGGCAAGTACATCTGCGGCGTGGAGATCGAGAAGATGTCAAAATCCAAGTATAACGTGGTGAACCCGGATGACATTGTGGAGCGCCAGGGAGCCGACACGCTGCGCATGTACGAGATGTTTCTGGGACCGCTGGAGCAGTTCAAGCCATGGAATACCAACGGCATGGACGGCGTGCATAAATTCCTGAAGAAGTACTGGAGGCTGTTCTACGACCAGGAAGGCAACCTGCAGGTAACCGACGAGCAACCGACAGCACAGGAATTAAAAGCATTGCATAAGACGATCAAGAAGGTGGAGGACGACATCGAGCGGTTCTCCTTCAATACCTCCGTTTCTACCTTCATGATATGCGTGAACGAGCTAAGCCAGCTTAAGTGCAGCAAACGCGCCATCCTGGAGCCGCTTACGGTTATACTTTCACCCTACGCGCCGCACATTACAGAAGAGCTGTGGCAGCAGTTAGGCCATAGCGAAAGCATCAGCTACGCCAGCTTTCCGGAATTTAAAGAAGAGTACCTGTTAGAAAACACGTTTGAATACCCGGTGTCGGTGAATGGCAAGATGCGTGCAAAGCTGGAGTTTGCGTTGGATGCGCCACGGGAGGATATAGAAAAAGCCGTGCTGGCTGAGGAACAGGTAACAAAGTTCTTTGAAGGCAAGGCTCCTAAGAAAGTCATACTTGTGCCCGGCAAAATCATTAACATTGTAGTATAA